Sequence from the Pirellulales bacterium genome:
AAAGATTGGCAGTTTTAGTTGACGGCAAAGTGCTGGTTGCGCCGAGGATTCAATCCAAAATTTCGGATAAGATGCAGCTCACCGGCAACTTCAGCAAAGAAGAACTAGAGCAGCTTTCAAAAACCTTGGGCGGGGATCCAAGGCATTGAGCTGGGCCGTGGTGTTTTCAGGCAACGGCCGCATATTTCAACCGCGGGCTGCGGATGACGAAAATCCACAGCGTGAAACTCCAACCTAGCCCACAACAGTGAAAGCTGAACTGAAGCAAGAATTGTTATACCTGGCGCCGGCTAGCTCCGTTTGTGTACTGTTGCCGCTGCCTGTAATTTTCTTCTGGCCAACTGCTGACGGACGACGAGTGGCAATTTGGCTGTTCTTGGTATCTTGTTGCAGCCTCGTTGCTTTTGCGTTTCGGCGCGAGTTAATGTCTGCGTCTTTAGAAAGGCAAGAGCGAACGTCTCTTGGGTGGCACATAAAAATGGCTGCCATTTCAAGCGTCGTCTTTGCCGTCTTTATTTGCTTTTCACTTTTGTCATTACTCTTGAACAGTTCCAGCGACTTTGTAGCAGTCTTCCTTGCTTTTTTAGCATTGATTCCATCCCTTTGTGTTGTGCCTTACTTGACACTTCTTACCTGCAATCCGTTTGCGGCGGTGATATTCTCGCTCGCACTTCTCGGTTCGATGAAACTCCTTGGCTGCGTCGTTGTGGTTTTTATCTATGGCTGGCACGCCGACGCTTTGGGTTATACGCAGACGCCTTGGATGCATCCAAACTTGCTGGTATGGTTAATTTGGTTCAATACTGGAGTGCTTTCGTTAGCGTGTTATTTTCTGGGTAAACGGCGATATGTAAGGATCGGTGCGTCGAGTCGACAGCATTCAGATATTGCCTCGGTCCAATGAACATTCACTCGATGGATGATCGGAATCTTGGTGGCAAAACGGCTCATCGGGATGAGAATCGATATTTTGGATTCCGCACCACGAAAATCCACAGTGTAACGGCAGCCGCCATCAGCAGCACGCTGGCGATTTGTGAGATGGTCATATGCGTGAGGCCCACGAAGGGTTCGTCGGTGCGAATGGCTTCTTCCAGGATCCGCATCAACGGGTAAATGGTGATCATCAGCGCCGTGACTTCGCCCGCATGTCGGCGAAACGGATACCAGGCCAGCAAAAATAGCGTGAGCAACAGGGCTCCCAACGCGCTGTACAACTGCGTGGGATGCACCGGCAGGCTGCGCGGCGGCAGCGGCGGCGGCGTGGTCAATGTCCAAACCTGCGATTTCGGTTTGCCGGCGGCATCGATGGCGTGGAACGTAACTTTCGTTCCAGGCTGTTGAATATTCGCCAGTGCCTCCTGCGCTTCAGCCACCGAAAGCGCCGTTGTTTCGTTCCCTGAGTATTCCTGCGGCCGTTTGGGAGCCGGCGGTTCGACGTAAATGCCCGTCAAACGATCGCCCGCATGTAGCCCGGCCTGTGCCACCGGGGAGCTTTCATCGAGCGATTCGATTACTGCCGGTGCAAACGGATTCGGTTCAAAGTGAATTCCGTCCAGAACCAGCTGTCCGCGGTCAGCCTGGTTCATGTACGCCGGCGAGCCGATTGGAAAAGTTACCCCCCAGGGACGATCGCACATTCCGCCGTAACAGCAGCCGTTTAGGAAACATCCGATGCGCCCCAATGCCAGGCCAAGAGTCAAACTGGGGGCAATGATGTCGGCAAATTTCAGCATCGGCAACTTGTACCGGGCAAAGAACAGCCCAGCGGCCACGCATCCGCCGGCAAATGCTCCGTATACCACCAACCCGCCTTGTGTGTAATTGACGACGGCGATAATCGTCGCCCGCAATGTGTCTTTTTGAAATTGGGTATCCCAATACTCGATCACGTAAAACAACCTCGCACCCAGGATCGCAGAAATGCACATCCACAGTGCGAGCGAATAAACGAGTTCGGGATCGAAGCCTTCCCGTTTGGCACGGTACACGGCCAGCGCCACGCCGGCTACTACGCCCAGAAAAACCATGACCCCGTAGCCACGGACCGGCAACCCGGCATCATCCGATAGCGCCGGCAGCACCCACGCCAGGACCGCCCCCAGCACCAACATGATGGGCAACTCGTTCCACACGGCGCTACTCCATCCGTGGCGAAAGACAAGCCAACCGACACGTGCTGCGCAAATCAATGCCCAAACCGCCAGCAGAATTCCAAACCCCAACAGCGGCACGCCGCCCACCGTATTTGGAATGTGAAACAGGATGGTTCGCATGCCTCAGTGCGCCTTAGCGTTTGTGCGGTTCAAATCTGCTTCGGAAAAACCAAGCAATTCGTTGTCAATTAATCTGGTTTTGCCCACTCGCGCGGCAACCAGCGCGACGGCAGAATTTTTAATGTGCGACAGTTCTGCAAATGTTTCCGGATCGGCAATGGTCGCATAATCCAATTGCACGCCTGCTGCGGCGGTAATTGAGCGTCGTAGGAAATCGCGAATTTTCACCGCATCGCGCTCGCCGGCGTCAAACATTTCTCGCGCCAATCGAAGACTGCGCGGCAGCGCCAGCGCATGCTTTCGCTGGTCGGGGGTTAAATACACGTTTCGAGAGCTCAGAGCCAGGCCATCTGCATCCCGAATGGTTGGGCAAACAACGATTTCGATCGGCAAATTCAAATCGGCGGCCATCCGCCGCACGGCCAGCGCCTGCTGATAATCTTTGCGGCCGAAGTAGGCCCGATCGGCCGGCGCAATTTGAAACAACTTCATCACGACGGTAGCCACGCCGCGGAAATGCCCTGGCCGCAACGCGCCTTCCCACAAATCGGTCAGGCCGCTGACATCAATCGAAGTGCCAAAGCCGGGTGGGTACATTTCGCCGGGTTCGGGCGCAAAAACCAATGGGACACCCAAGGCGGACAATTGGGCCAAATCGGCTTCCAAGTTTCGCGGATACTGCGTGAAATCTTCCGTGGGCGAAAATTGCTTGGGATTAACGAAAATCGAGACCACCGTGTAATCGCACTCGTTGAGGCTGCGTTGCACCAAACTGAGATGTCCTGCATGCAACGCGCCCATCGTCGGCACCAGCCCCACGTGCTTGCCGGCCTGCTGTTGTGCACGGACCAACCGATGCGTTTCGTGCACCGTGGTGGCAACAGGCGTGCGAGTCCGATTTGGAGTTGCTTGAACCATGAAATAATTACTGCCTACGCCATTGCTTGAATCGCCGCGGTCAATTCAGCCTCCGCATGCGCTAAACTTCCGCCTTCCAGCCACAATACGGGGCCCAGCCCGGGACGGCCGGCTCGGGCACGCCGAGCTTCGTTCAATCGATGCCACAGTGCTACGGCCACGCTACTCGACTGCTTTTGCTCCGAAGTTTGGCTCTCGTGGAACTGCTGCGAAGTCGCTTCGTATACCACTAATAATTTGGGCGGCACAATGGACGCAACCAACGATTGCCACGCATCGGTCATTGCACCGGGCCATAACGCGTCGCCAATGGCCAGTAAATCTTCGATCCAAAACGGGGTGATCGCGCCTGGTTGGCGGGAGCCAAGCCACCGCTTACGATCGAGCAGCGTTGCCTGCTGGCGAAGGAATTCTATCGTTTGTGATAATCCCAGACTAGCCAAACCACCGAATGGTGAAGCGTCGTCGCCTTCGGCAAAGTCCACAAGCTTCCAGCCAACTTTCGCTGCCACAGCATGCGCTAGTTGCCGCGTGGCCTGATGCACGGAGCCGCTGATCGCCACATACGGCTGGGCAAATTGCACATGTTTCAGCAATTGAGCAACCGTCCAGCCAATGATTGGGTGCCGCATTTCGCTGGCCACTTCGCTGGCCGGCTGAAGCACAAAGCGGCGAAAGGCCATTCGCGGATGAGGCAATTGCAAACCCGGCGTGTGCTGCACGACATCGTCATACAGCAACAAATCAAGATCGATGGTCCGCGGGCCAGAAAGCTCGGCACGCACGCGCCCCAGAGTTTGTTCTATTTCCAGCAGCCGCGCCAACAATAACTCTGACGGCAGTGAAGTTTCCATCACGGCCGCGCCATTCAGAAATTCCGGTTGACCCGGCGGCCCGCCAATGGCATGCGTGGCATGCCAGGCGCTATGCCGCAATTCCGATACGCACGGTGTAGTTCGCAACATTTGCACGGCGCGGCCGAGTAATTGTCGCCGATCGCCTAGATTGGAACCCAAACCGATCAGGGCAGAGGCCATAGTGAGAAACCAACCCCAATCTGTAAGCCGAACTCTGGAAACCAGGCAACCGCGGAATCAATCCCTAGTTCCCCTAGGTTGTACACCGGGCGCAGCTCAAAGCAATTCTGAGAACAGCGGTTAACCGTGCAATTTTTCCGCGTCAGGGTATATCTGAGAATCGCGCTTTGTGGTTTCGGCTGCTAAAAATAGTTGGGGGGGACATCCTTGGCCCCGACCAGAGGTCGTCGACGGTCGATCCCTCGGTTCGCGCCCCCCAAATTTTGGTTGGGAAGGATAATTGCCCGAGCGTGGGACCAGCCTGACCTGTCAGAACATCAGCGCAACACGACCGCTTAACCCCTACGCCACAAACACGATCGGCATAGGCAATCGCCGCGGTACGCCACAATTTCCGTGACTTGCTGTACACTAAAAGCGGTCACGAAAACTGCCAATATTCATTTCATTTCGGTCGAAACTGCCAGGTCATTCGGCGGGCAAACCGTAAAACTCCAGCCGCCTGGTGCGTTTCGACGCGCTGATTCCACAAGTCAGGCCCCACGCGGCTTATTTTGGGAACGGCGCAGTTTTTGTCAAGCAAGCGCGCGAAAAAGTTTTTTTCGCACCGCTGAATACCGAGTAACCTGCGAAAAAAATAACGGAATTGCCGATTCTTCAGCGTGCTGTTTGAGAAGCAGGGCGCTGCTGGCAGGCAGCGCAGCATTCGATATCGCGCCGTTTACCATCCAATGGGCGGCACCACACATTGACAGCGAGGATCAATGCCGGCATACGGAAACTGTTCGCGATAAGGATACGGTTGCGTGTAATCCGCCGGATGCAAAAACATGCGGTGATAGAAATAACACGCCGGACGGTAATTCGTCTCACACGCTGGCTGAGTGCTGGCCAGGGGTGGTGCATTATTCGGACAGCACCGATAGGCCGGCGGAACAGCACAATTGCCGCCGCAACCACAGCCCGGACAGCCGTACACGGGCGCAGGAACCGGATACGAAACGCTGATATTGCACTGCGGCGCGATGGAGCTGACGCATTCGACCGGCACCGCTTGAACAACTTCGCGCGGCGGCGTGTCGCCGCAAGAAACGGACATCAACACCAATGACAATAACGCTGCGTGCATAATTTAAGATCAAGTTATTTGCCGGCCGGCGGCAAAGCGAAGAAAATGGATAGAACTAGCTGTGTTTCATATCGGCCCGTTACAGACACCGGGTTTAGTACTATCGACGGCGATGACGGCAATTGTTTAATTGTTCGCTTTAACAACGGGCGAGGGAAAATCGGGAAGCAGCCGCGCAAACTGCGGCGGTTCGCTGGCAATGCTGGCGCTGGACTTGGTCTGCGCGCCACTTTACAATGCTTAGCTGCTAGCGATGGGAGATAGCGCGACTTGCGGCAGGAACGAATTGGCCCCCGGTCAGGCGCCTCACCGCACAGCAAGAAAAAAAGTTTTCGGGGCGGTAGCTCAGTTGGGAGAGCGTCGCGTTCGCAATGCGAAGGTCGAGGGTTCAACTCCCTTCCGCTCCACTAACCCCTTGCACAGCAAGGGGTTTTTCATGCGCAGAATTCTTTTTTACAGGTAGTGGATTTTTCCAAAAAATAACGACTTATGCCAAGAAATCGCCAAAGTAAGTTCCCAAAATCGGGTTTTCAACAACGACGGGCGATCAGGTTTTCTGAATTCCCAAAGTGCAAATTGGATCGCGTAATTTCGGCAGTTTGATTTTACGACACCTGATCGGCACTCTTAGAGGCGACTAGATTACTGGTAATATGACACGCCTTTTCACGTACACGATTCCTGTTGACGACGGAGCCGCTCCAAATCCATTTCATGGAATGTGTACTCTGACGATCTGCAAACCTGGAATCCGTAGAGTTGCGGAGCGTGGCGATTGGGTCGCTGGACTTTGCTCCAAAAGAGCGCCTAGTAGCGACTTAAGCCGCCGCCTTGTCTATGCCATGCGAGTTGACGATGTCCTGACCTTGGAGGATTACGACATGCGGGCAATTGAAGAGTGGCCGCATCGTATTCCAAACCTTCAAAGTGATGATCTTAATGAGCGCCTGGGCGACTGCATTTACGATTATTCGCGCGAACCGCCACGGCAAAGGCGCTCGGTACACGGGCCGCAAAACGTAGACACGGATTTGAGCGGAAAAAATGCACTCATTTCCCGACACTTTTACTACTTCGGCCGCAGCGCCATTTCGCTGCCAGAAGCTCTTTGGGAGATTTGCTATCAGACTCAGGGGCATCGCAGCAACTCGAATGCGCCATTTGTAGATGAGTTTGTCTTATGGCTTGAGAATCAGGAGTTTGCGCCAGGACAACATGGTCAGCCTGATTACGTGATCGACTGGAACGACGGCGCGTCGTGCAGTCGTTGCACCGGTCGACAGCAGGACGGCGAAAATGACAATAGTTACTGATTGCAAGATAATCACTGCCAGCCGACTCATCTGTTCAATCGGCCTGGGAATAAACTGCTGTTCAGGCTGCTTTACGACGGGCCATTGTAGTTTCCGGGCGCTCGCGGCGGCCAATGGACGGTGCTCTTAATCCCGGTAAGTATAGAGGGTTTTCGGCCAGCACGGTGTTCACCGCAGCGGGCTGATTGCACCGTTCACCCGCTGGTTCGATAACCCTTTCTCCAATGAAACCGCACAGCGCTGATCTCAATATCGGCCAAAAAGAGATTGCCGGTCTCGCCTCGCTCGATGCGGTGGCAGGGTTCGTAACCACATTGGGATTACGACACCTCCAATCGGAAGGAATTGACCGCGGAAGCGATCGGATTGACCGGTGATTCGGCAGCGGCGATCAAGCAAATCGAATTGTTGTCGGAAGACGCCGAAGGCTTTCTGCGAGTCGTCTTCGTCCAGCTTCGGTCGCTAACCGCCAAGAGCCGATATGATCTTGCCCGCGTGCTGGGCAAATCAAACGTCGATCATCTGCTGATTCTTACGTCCGACTTTTCGACGATCGAATTTGTCTTGCTCGACAAGCGCCGACGGGAACAACGCGGCCCCATTAGCGTACAGCGCATTCAGGTTGTGCCGCTTAGCGTTGCCGTCGCGCGAAAATCTCCTGAAACGCGAGAATTGCGCACGATTCGCCGTTTCACCTGGACGCAGCGAGATGGATTAGAGCAGTTCGATAAACTCCGTAGCGTTTTTGAGGCGGCTGCATTTTCTGAAGATTATTTCTGCAATCGAGCGCTCTTCGCAGACCATTACCTGCTAACACGGCTACCCGGTGCGAACGGTAGAGCGCCCCGTTGGGGCTTGGTGGATATTATGTGCCATCCGTTCCAGGGGCGATGCCCCTGGCTATTACAGGTTGGGCCGTTAGCCCAGGTGCAAATTTGTCGTTGGCCCACATTCATGCTGGCCGTTGGCCTCACGGGGCGATTGCATACTGGCTTTGCATTCCTCGCTGGGCGGTTACATTAGAAGCATCCGATTCGCTCCCGGGCTCTCACCTAAAAACTCTAACAAAATCCGTCTTTTTACCTCTCATCCGGCCCTTCGATGAACTCAGCGCAGGCCCTCTCCCACAAGGAGAGAGGGAGTTTTTTAGAGTTCCTGAATTCAAAACAATTCAAAACCATGAAATATCGCACCTTCGGCAGCATCGGTTGGAACGTTTCCGAAATCAGCTTCGGCGCGTGGGCCATTGGCGGATCGTGGGGGGAGCAAAGCGAGGAAGAATCGATGGCCGCGCTGCACCGCGCGCTCGATGTCGGCATGAATTTTATCGATACGGCCGATGTGTACGGCGACGGCCGTAGCGAACGGTTAATCGCCCGGCTGCGGCGCGAGCGCAAAGAGCCGTTTTACGTGGCCACGAAAGCGGGCCGGCGACTCAATCCCCATACAGCCGAGGGTTACAACGAAACAAATCTCGCGCAGTTTGTGGAACGCAGCTTGAAGAATCTGGAAGCGAACGTTTTGGACCTCGTGCAACTGCATTGTCCGCCGACCGATGTTTACTACCGGCCGGAAGTGTTCGAGGCGCTCGATCGGCTCGTCGCCGCGGGAAAAATTCGCCATTACGGGGTAAGTGTGGAACGGGTGGAAGAGGCGCTGAAAGCGATAGAATATCCGGGCGTGCAAAGCGTGCAGATTATTTTCAACATGTTCCGTCACCGGCCGGCGGAATTGTTTTTTGCCGAAGCCAAGCGGCGAAACGTGGCTGTAATTGTGCGCGTGCCGCTGGCCAGCGGATTGTTGACCGGCAAGTTGCAGCGGAATTCACACTTTGAACCGGACGATCATCGGCAATTCAATCGCCACGGAGAAATGTTTGATCGAGGCGAAACTTTTTCCGGCGTCGACTACGATATCGGGCTGCAAGCGGTGGAACATCTACGAGCGCTGGTTCCGGCTGGCGCTAGCCTGGCACAGATGGCGTTGCGCTGGATTTTGATGTTCGACGCCGTTTCGACTATCATTCCCGGTGCCCGGCGGCCGGCCCAGGTGGAAGACAACGCCGCCGCCTCTGCTCTGCCGCCACTTACCGAACCTCAAATGGCTGTGGTCCGCGATTTATATCACCGCCGTATTCGGCCGCTGGTCCACCACCGCTGGTAAATAAAGCTAATTGCGCGATAACACCGCTGGCGGGGAGGCCTGCAAACGAGTGTGTTTTTCTCCAGCGCATCTGAATCCGCTTAAATCGGCGGGCAAATTGCGATGTGGCATTTTGCATTACCCAGGCAAACTGTGCCGATTAGCGCGAAAGTTCTCGAATGCGCCACGAATACCGTCGAAAACGATTAAAACGCCTGTGCCGATGGCACGGGTGGTAATGTCTTTGTGGGACGGCTGACTCGACACCGAGAGGCGGTCTGTGATTTGGAGCGCTTCGCTCATCATCTAGATCGCAAGGAACCTGTGCCGTGATCCATCGCATTCGGGAAGCGCCTGGGGCTGTCTTGTTCGTCCTTTTGCTCTCGTCATCGCTTTTAGTTTGGGCAGATGAGAGCATACCATCGCCTGCAACCGTTCTGTCGCATCAAACTGAGAGTCCCATTTTTATGCCAGCGCCGCCTACCGGTTCCGCTGTGGCATCATCGAACGTCGATCTGCAAGCCATTTACCGTCGTCTGGAACAACAAGACGAGGAATTGCGGCAACTGCGAGATCAATTGGGCACTATGCAAAATAGCGTCCATGCTTTGCCATCTGTCTCGAACGAAGAATTGTCGGCGCCCCAGCTAGGAATTATGCAAGCTGGTGGAATCGATAGTCCGCAGATTTTCCAATTGCAAGACCGGATGTCCGCGATGGAAAAGCGTTTGGACGCCAATGATGCAGCCGCCGGCAGTGCACCTCCTGGCTATGAAGTGGGAAGCGATTTGCATTTCTCGGCTACCTGGGCCAAGGGCTTGCAGTTCGAAACGCCCAACAAAGATTTTCGCTTTCACGTGGGCGGAGTGCTGCAGTTCGACCTGAATTATTTCGACAATCCGCATGGGATTCAGGCGCCCGCAGCCGCCGGCGGCATTGGCCGACAGCCAGATTCGCTCGATTTCCGTCGCATACGGCTCCGCATGGACGGCACCATGTATGAAGTTTTCGATTGGATCGTGCAGGTCGACTTCGCGAACCTGGTCACTCCCGCCGGCAGTCCGAATGCGCAGTCACCGGCCACCACCAGCCCGGCCTTCGACGAAATGTACATCAACTGGGGCCAGATACCTTACATCGGCAACTTGCGGTTCGGCAATATCAAGGAGCCCATGGGCTTTGAACACATGATGACCGACTCGCAATTGCCTTTCATGGAACGATCGTATTTGCAGGACTTTGTATTCGGTCCATTCAACGGCGGCTACGCGCCAGGGATTGAAATGATCAATTGGCGCCAGGATTTGAAAGGCACGTATTCGCTGGGTTGGTTTGGCGCCGACGACGATCAATTTGGCTTCAGCTTGGGCAACGATTATGCCGGCACCGGCCGACTCACGTGGTGTCCGATTTACGATGAACCGTCGAATGGCGCCTATATGATGCACTTGGGAGTGTCCGGCAGTGTTCAAAGCACCGACGAAGGGTTTGTACGGTTGCGAACGCGGGGCGATATTCGCAGCGGCCCGCCGGGTATTTTGAATCCTATTTATATCGACACCAACTATACCGGCACCATTGACGCCATCTCGCAAAACATCTTTTGTGGCGAATTTGCCTGCGTGATGGGCTCGTTCAGCGTAGTCGCGGAATATGCGGGCACGACGATTCCCAACGCAACCGTCGCCGGTGTAAATCATGGCACGCCGTTATTTCAGGGCGGTTACATTCAGTGCGCCTACTTGCTGACCGGCGAGCACGAAGTTTACGACCGCAAGCGGGCAACTTTTGAAAGAATTGTGCCGTATGAAAATGCGTTTTGGGTTCGCGACACAAATGGTAATTGCTGCCATGGCTGGGGCGCCTGGCAGATATTGGCGCGCTATAACACCATTGATCTGAACGACAACGGAATTACCGGCGGCGAGCTCAATAGCTTTAGCCTGGGCGTGAATTGGACTTGGAATGCCCAAGCTCGAATGCAATTTAACTACGATTTCACCAACCGCAGCGCCATCAAAACGACATCGCAGGCGGACCTAAACTCGGTGGGTACGCGGTTTAGCTTTGACTTTTGACACGTCGCGTCTTGACTGTTCAAGCATTTAAAATTTTAGCGATTGCCTGTTAAGTGCCATTCACGCTTTTTAACGATGCTCTGTCGGTCGATATACTGTCGCAACGGCGGACGAACCCATTTCAGGCGGGCGCTGGCAATTGGTCGGTTGCGGATCGCCCCAGCCGGGATTGCACGTCATCTGCTGCGCGGGAAAACCGAGGGCGTGGTACAGTCGGAATTCTGCGCGATTGTAATCGTTGATGCTGGTATAGTAATCGCTATACGCTTGCTGCAATTGCAATAGCGCGGCGGTCACTTCCTGAGGACGAATCACGAGTTCCAACTGTTGCCCGACCTGAATCGTTTCGCTGAGCCCTTTCAAATTGCCTTTGAACGAGGCTTCGGCGGAGGCCAATCCATATTCTGCTTGCTTGATTCGCGCAGCGGCCGCGATGACTTGCGCCTGGGCCTGGACAATTTCCGCCGCCACCCGATCCTGAACGCGAAATAATTCCACCATTGCCTGCCGTTCTTCACCCATCCGCTCGTGAACCAGGCCTGCATTTCCAGCGCCTAAGTTTTGCAATTCCCAAACGACTTGAAAATCCCAATCGCTGCGGCCTGTTGAAATCGGATTGGCACCGGTGACATTGGCTTCATAAAAACCGGCTCCTAGCGTATCGCCCGGATTCGCCGACCCCTGCAC
This genomic interval carries:
- a CDS encoding prolipoprotein diacylglyceryl transferase family protein; translated protein: MRTILFHIPNTVGGVPLLGFGILLAVWALICAARVGWLVFRHGWSSAVWNELPIMLVLGAVLAWVLPALSDDAGLPVRGYGVMVFLGVVAGVALAVYRAKREGFDPELVYSLALWMCISAILGARLFYVIEYWDTQFQKDTLRATIIAVVNYTQGGLVVYGAFAGGCVAAGLFFARYKLPMLKFADIIAPSLTLGLALGRIGCFLNGCCYGGMCDRPWGVTFPIGSPAYMNQADRGQLVLDGIHFEPNPFAPAVIESLDESSPVAQAGLHAGDRLTGIYVEPPAPKRPQEYSGNETTALSVAEAQEALANIQQPGTKVTFHAIDAAGKPKSQVWTLTTPPPLPPRSLPVHPTQLYSALGALLLTLFLLAWYPFRRHAGEVTALMITIYPLMRILEEAIRTDEPFVGLTHMTISQIASVLLMAAAVTLWIFVVRNPKYRFSSR
- the panC gene encoding pantoate--beta-alanine ligase translates to MVQATPNRTRTPVATTVHETHRLVRAQQQAGKHVGLVPTMGALHAGHLSLVQRSLNECDYTVVSIFVNPKQFSPTEDFTQYPRNLEADLAQLSALGVPLVFAPEPGEMYPPGFGTSIDVSGLTDLWEGALRPGHFRGVATVVMKLFQIAPADRAYFGRKDYQQALAVRRMAADLNLPIEIVVCPTIRDADGLALSSRNVYLTPDQRKHALALPRSLRLAREMFDAGERDAVKIRDFLRRSITAAAGVQLDYATIADPETFAELSHIKNSAVALVAARVGKTRLIDNELLGFSEADLNRTNAKAH
- the folK gene encoding 2-amino-4-hydroxy-6-hydroxymethyldihydropteridine diphosphokinase, which codes for MASALIGLGSNLGDRRQLLGRAVQMLRTTPCVSELRHSAWHATHAIGGPPGQPEFLNGAAVMETSLPSELLLARLLEIEQTLGRVRAELSGPRTIDLDLLLYDDVVQHTPGLQLPHPRMAFRRFVLQPASEVASEMRHPIIGWTVAQLLKHVQFAQPYVAISGSVHQATRQLAHAVAAKVGWKLVDFAEGDDASPFGGLASLGLSQTIEFLRQQATLLDRKRWLGSRQPGAITPFWIEDLLAIGDALWPGAMTDAWQSLVASIVPPKLLVVYEATSQQFHESQTSEQKQSSSVAVALWHRLNEARRARAGRPGLGPVLWLEGGSLAHAEAELTAAIQAMA
- a CDS encoding aldo/keto reductase; amino-acid sequence: MKYRTFGSIGWNVSEISFGAWAIGGSWGEQSEEESMAALHRALDVGMNFIDTADVYGDGRSERLIARLRRERKEPFYVATKAGRRLNPHTAEGYNETNLAQFVERSLKNLEANVLDLVQLHCPPTDVYYRPEVFEALDRLVAAGKIRHYGVSVERVEEALKAIEYPGVQSVQIIFNMFRHRPAELFFAEAKRRNVAVIVRVPLASGLLTGKLQRNSHFEPDDHRQFNRHGEMFDRGETFSGVDYDIGLQAVEHLRALVPAGASLAQMALRWILMFDAVSTIIPGARRPAQVEDNAAASALPPLTEPQMAVVRDLYHRRIRPLVHHRW
- a CDS encoding porin; the protein is MPAPPTGSAVASSNVDLQAIYRRLEQQDEELRQLRDQLGTMQNSVHALPSVSNEELSAPQLGIMQAGGIDSPQIFQLQDRMSAMEKRLDANDAAAGSAPPGYEVGSDLHFSATWAKGLQFETPNKDFRFHVGGVLQFDLNYFDNPHGIQAPAAAGGIGRQPDSLDFRRIRLRMDGTMYEVFDWIVQVDFANLVTPAGSPNAQSPATTSPAFDEMYINWGQIPYIGNLRFGNIKEPMGFEHMMTDSQLPFMERSYLQDFVFGPFNGGYAPGIEMINWRQDLKGTYSLGWFGADDDQFGFSLGNDYAGTGRLTWCPIYDEPSNGAYMMHLGVSGSVQSTDEGFVRLRTRGDIRSGPPGILNPIYIDTNYTGTIDAISQNIFCGEFACVMGSFSVVAEYAGTTIPNATVAGVNHGTPLFQGGYIQCAYLLTGEHEVYDRKRATFERIVPYENAFWVRDTNGNCCHGWGAWQILARYNTIDLNDNGITGGELNSFSLGVNWTWNAQARMQFNYDFTNRSAIKTTSQADLNSVGTRFSFDF